From one Haloferax marinisediminis genomic stretch:
- the rfbB gene encoding dTDP-glucose 4,6-dehydratase, whose product MDILVTGGAGFIGSNFVRFLLNERNDSVTTLDALTYAGSRDNLDGVLDNPNHEFVEGDIRDRELVNELVADVDVVVNFAAESHVDRSINGAEPFVSTNVQGTQTLLDASLEADIDRFLQISTDEVYGEIHEGLFTEDDPLNPRNPYSATKAGADLLVQSYRETHDLPVLITRTCNNFGPRQHPEKLIPKFIKRAAEGETLPVYGDGSNVREWIYVEDNCTALDTVLREGEIGEVYNIGSGVELSNLETTEKILEAVGGSSDQIEFVEDRAGHDQRYAIDATKTKELGWEPEWSFEDGLEACVDYYLETDQ is encoded by the coding sequence ATGGATATTCTCGTTACTGGTGGCGCTGGCTTCATCGGTTCCAATTTCGTTCGGTTCCTTCTCAACGAACGCAACGATTCTGTCACCACGCTCGACGCGCTCACGTACGCCGGGTCGCGTGACAATCTCGACGGTGTTCTCGACAATCCAAACCACGAGTTTGTGGAGGGTGATATTCGAGACCGTGAACTCGTCAACGAACTCGTGGCAGACGTAGACGTAGTAGTAAACTTTGCTGCAGAATCCCACGTCGACCGCTCCATCAATGGTGCAGAACCGTTCGTGTCGACGAACGTCCAAGGGACACAGACGCTCCTCGACGCTTCGCTCGAAGCCGACATCGACCGCTTCCTCCAGATTTCGACCGACGAGGTCTACGGTGAGATTCACGAGGGCTTGTTCACCGAAGACGACCCACTCAATCCGCGGAACCCCTACTCGGCGACGAAGGCCGGTGCGGATTTGCTCGTCCAGAGCTACCGGGAGACACACGATCTTCCTGTGCTCATTACGCGTACCTGCAACAATTTCGGACCCCGTCAACATCCAGAGAAACTCATTCCGAAGTTCATCAAGCGCGCTGCTGAAGGCGAGACCCTCCCAGTGTACGGTGATGGGTCGAACGTCCGAGAGTGGATTTACGTCGAGGACAACTGCACCGCACTCGACACAGTTCTCCGAGAGGGTGAAATCGGTGAAGTGTACAACATCGGGAGCGGCGTCGAACTCTCGAACCTCGAGACCACTGAAAAGATTCTGGAAGCTGTCGGCGGTTCATCCGACCAGATTGAGTTCGTCGAAGACCGTGCAGGACACGACCAGCGATACGCGATTGATGCGACAAAAACGAAGGAACTCGGCTGGGAGCCAGAGTGGAGCTTCGAGGATGGCCTAGAAGCGTGTGTCGACTACTATCTCGAAACGGATCAGTAG